The Microbacterium natoriense genomic interval ATCGCCGTTAGCCTCCTCAGGCCATTAGAGCGGAGCATCCCAGGTTGTGAGTGTGAGCTCGACGCGTTCTTCCTCCAATTTATCCACTGTGATGCGGGCATAGTTCCCGGACTGAAGGCGGATGCAGACGCGACCATCCAGGCGATGAGGCTCAATAGTGTTCGTAGGGGCGTACCCGGTGGCGACGGCGCAAGTCTCGTAGGCAGCCTCTCCTTCGGGAAGTTGGAGCACGTCGACACCCCACAGCGAAGTGAGGACTCCGTTTGCGAATTGGAGGGTGTCCTTCTGGATCCGATCAGCGCCGTTCCCGAAGTTGGGCAGCGTCGAGTTCAGGTCTATCGAATCGCCGCCGGCTGCCAAAGTTACGGTGCCGATGTTGCGTGCGTCGGGCACCTGCTCGGGCGGGATGCTCGGCGGGAGTGCCGCGATGAGTTCGATGTTCTCGGCGCGGAGGTCCTCGATGATCTCTTCGCGATCGATGAGCAACGCCTCCGCGGACGCTACATCTTGATGGAGCCCGTTGATGGTGGCGTTGAGATGGGCAACGTCTGAGTTCAGATTTGTCACCCATACGCCGAGCGCGATGCTCACGATCGGAGCAACGACGGCTAGCGAGTTCGCGATCACGCCGAGGACGCTGGAGTGTCGACCCAATTGCAGATTTCCGCGCTCGACGCGCAGTGGATTCAAGGACGTTTGAGGCATGAATCGCATACTGGGTCCTGCCACCGACATCGTGACCTACCCGCTGGCCGCCCACGCAGTGATCACTCACGGATAGCGCGTTTGTCGCCTCTCGCATCCACCCGGATGGCGCAAGATGTAAACGGGAGGCGACGACGATGAATCTCTACCTCGTGAGGAACCCTGAAGGCGTACCTGTCTGGGTTGCGTTCGAGAGCGACGAGAAGCACCTATATACGTACGTGCAAAATACTGGAAAGTTCCATCTGAACGCCGGGCTCCACGAGGACTTCTACTTCGATCACACGATGAGGTACGAACCAGTCGATCAGCAGGCGGCGGAGGCGGCGATCCTGAGTGGGGTCGGTCGCCGCGACGAACGCGCGTTCGTCCACATCATCGAGCGTTACCGCCGGGATCTGGAGGCCCTCTCGCCAGAAACAGTGTTCGGGCATACCCTCAACCGATCGTGACGGTAGAGGGGGCTGCTGCGATGCCGGGCTGTGGCGTTGACAGATCGCGTACAACCAGCCCCTACGCTAGGCGCTATGGCGCGGGTTCAGATATTCGCCTGGAGCGCTGACCGCTCGCAGGCCGATTCTGAGTATTCTCGCGTGCTGGAACTGCACCGAGATCATCGCTCCACGCTGGGGCATCTGCCCTATGCGGCGTTCGAAGAGGCTCGGTCCCGGGGTCGGTTGATTGTGGGCAGCGTTGATGGCACGGTGCAGGGATATGTGCTGTACAGCACGCCTCGACAGCAGACTCTGAAGCTCGTCCACGTCTGCGTCGGAGAGGCTGCCCGCGGTACTGGTCTCGCAAAGAAAATGGTCCATGCAGCGATCACGGCGAATCCAGATCGTGCACTAATCACGGCGCATTGCCGGTCAGACTACGAGATCGATGGGTTTTGGCATTCGCTTGACATGGCGCCGACGGGTGAGCGCCCGGGCAGGGCGGCGAAGGGCTCGGTGCTCACGATTTGGATGAGGAAGATCGGGCAGTTCGACCTGCTGGAGAGTGCGCTTTACGAGTCATCTCGACCGATCGCTGTCCTTGATTCGAACGTTGTGATCGATCTGTACGTCTCAGATCAGATGGATCGCCCGGATCGTGAAGAATCCAAGGGACTTGCGGCGGACTGGCTAGTTGACGTCGTTGACCTCGCCGTTTCGCCCGAGGTGTCTTTTGAGGTGAACCATCTTGAGCCTGCGTCCGAACGGCAACGTGTACAGCGCAACCTCAGCGGACTGGTTGCTTTGCGGCGTCAAGACGGCATGCGGTCCCTCGCGTCGGACATCCTCCGAAGAATGCCGGCCGAGCTCACTGCACGAGACCGCAGCCTTCGTAGCGACGCCAAGCATCTGGCGGATGCGGTGCTCGCCGGGGCTGACTACTTCGTGACGCGGGACGAGACCTTCCTCGCCGCGACCGCGAGCTGGTCACGCGAAGAGTACGCGATCGATGTTCTCCGACCAGTTGATCTTCTTAGGACATTCATTCCGCCGTCCGCCCCAACGGAGTTCCGCTCAGGACAACTCGAGTCGGTCGGGCTTCGCTGGGAAGAAGTGACGGCATCATCCTCTGGTCTCGAGGAGGTGTTCGTCGAAGTTCACAAAGGCGAAAAAGGCAAGCAGTTCCGGAAACGGCTTCATGCCGTTCTTGCGAGACCTGCTAGTGCGAGGATCGACCTGCTGGTTGACGAGCGAGGGCGGAAACGTGCCCTGCTCTCGGCCGAGGTCCGCGGTGACGTGCTGTCGGTTGCGGTGATCCGCGTCGCGCGGGGATCACTCGGCGGCACCATCGCGTTTCAGCTCACACGATACCTTCGGGCGTTGGCATTGGAACGAGGCGCGACGGCCGTCGAGGTCGTCGACGACGTGGTCGATGAAGTGCTTCGAGCCGCCCTGGTCGCAGATGGCTTCGAGGGGGCGCCCCTCGCGGTGAAACTAGGTCGTCACCCTCGCGCGGCCCAGACTGAGTCGCTAGAGACCCCAGGCGCGGTCGCTGACTACGAGCGAAAGAACTGGCCCCAGATCGTGCTCGACAAAGCTGTTCCAGTGCGCATCGTGCCTATTCAACCGCGGTATGCGCGCGAGCTCCTCGGGTTCAATGACACGCTGATCCAGCTGCGCGAACGCCCTGCGCTGGGGCTCGCCCGCGAGTTCGTCTACTTCGCTGCACCGAAGATGAGACACTGGGACATCCCGACTCGCGTGCTTTGGTACGTGACCAAAGATCCCAGGGCGCGAGAGAGTAGCGCCGTCCGAGCTGTGGTGGCACACTCCCGCGTACTCGATGCTGAAGTACTGGACGTCCAGGACGCGGCTGAGAAGTATCGATCACTCGGCGTCCTGCACCGAGGCGAGATCCAAGGTCATGCGATTGACGGAAAGGTGCTTGTGCTGAGGTTCGAAGACACGCAGGTGCTTGACCAGCCCGTCGGCAAGCGCTCGTTCGACGCGCTGCTCCGCAAGCACGGAACCACGACGTCGCTACTCACAACACGTACCGGCGCTCCCGGTCTTTTCGACGACCTCATCCGCACACAGCCAGGATGGGAAGCCAGATGAAAAGGGCGCTGCTCATCTCAGTGAAACCACGGTACGCGCGCGCGATTCTCGAAGGACGAAAAACCGTCGAAGTGCGACGGCGATTCCCAGAGGTGCCACCCGGCACCACAGTCGTTCTGTACTCCAGCTCCCCCGAGAGAGCGGTTCTGGGCACTGTGCGCCTCAAACAAACAAGCACAGTTCCTTCCGACCGCGTCTGGGAGATGCACTCCGACGCGATCGGCATCGCCGAAGACGCGCTCGGCGAGTACCTTGATGGCGCCGAAGCCTCCACTCTGCTTGAAGTGGAGGACCCACAAACGTGGGCACGGCCTGTCTCGTTGGCGTCCTTGCGGACTCTCCTTGGCCTTGAGCCGCCTCAGAGCTTCCGCTATCTCGATGCGGATCAGGTGGCTCTGATCGCGACCAGCGGAGCAGAGAGCCTACCGGCGTCCTAGTACGCGTGCGTGGCCAGTGTCGATGCAAGCTGAGAGACTTTCCCTTATGACCTTTCGCACCGCTGATGGCGCAAGCTATGAGGGACGTGACGAATCAGGGAATGAGACGTTTCGCGTCTCTATACCGTCTGACGAGCACGGCTACTTCGGACGCGAGTGCCCAGTATGCCAGCAGATCTTCAGGATGCATCTAGACGACTACAAGGCGCTTCCCGACGATCTGATCCTGACCTGTCCGTACTGCGGACATCAAGAGGAGCACACAAGCTTCGTGACCTCGCAGCAGCAAGAACGCGTGATGCGCGTTGCTCAGGACGCCGCGATGCAACTCATATCCGAGGCTCTCGGAGGTCTCGGACGATCGGGTCGAAGCAACAAGTTCGTGAAGATCACCTACAGGTCGATGCCCTTCTATCCACAGCCTCTCCCAGATATCGACGAGGAGCAGCTTGTCAGGGAGCGAACGTGCGTGACGTGCGGTATCCGCTATGCCGTCTTTGGCGAGCACTCCTTCTGCCCCGTCAGCGGAGCTCTCGATGCAGGCGAGGTCGCCCGCGATGCGCTGGGAGCGGAAGCCTCGAAGCTGAGCGCGCTCGACAGCATTCCCGGCCCCCAACGAGCCGCCTTGAGAGAGCAAGGAGTGTTCGACCGTATTGCAGTCGACACGCTCAGCAGAGTCGTGGGCGTCGTTGAGCGATTGGCGCGGGCTGAGTTCGAACGCCGCGTCGAACCTGCGGGTCAAATCCTAAAAGGAAAAGGCAACGTCTTTCAGAGGCTGGATGACCTGGCCGACCTCTACTCCGCTCACCTGGATATCGATCCGCGACTCGTTCCAGATGTCGACTGGGTTCTCCTCACGAAGCTTTGGGCAACACGTCACGCACACGTGCACGCCGGCGGGCTTGTCGATACGAAGTATCTGCAAATCGTGAACTACTCATCGCTGAAGGTGGGTCAGCGCATCGTCGTGACCGCAGACGACGCCAGAAACGCAATCCGACAGGCGATGATCCTCTGCTCTATCTTGGCTGGGTAGGACGCCTCGGATCTCGCCTGACCGAAACACCGAGACACGCTTCGTCGCAGATTCTGACAACTCGGGTGAGACAAGTCAGCGGCGGGTCGCGCTAGAGATTTCGCGTGATTCCGGTGATCGTTCGTCTCATCTCATGACAGGTCTCGTGAGATCGGACAGGTCTGCTGTCCCGTCGGAAGCGGAGATCTCTCACTTCGGTGTCAATCCGTTCGCGAACGTGGCGAGCGTCTCACGCGAGTCGCGCATACGGTGACGGGTCTCTGAGGTGAGCGGCGAGCCGCTCGATAGCGCCCGCGAGCTCGGCTGGCTCGATGACAGTCACCGGAGCGGTGAGTGCTATCTCTGCAACCGTCATCGCGAGCCGTCCGAGATCTTCGCTGCGGATTCCGACGACGCAATGCTCTGCCTGCGCCTCTTCCACAGTGTGGTCGGCCCACTGAAGCACGCCCTCGACTTCGGTGAAAGGTGTGTGGATGACGAGGGTCGCATCGTGATGGCGCCGCGTGCGGCCGATCGAGTTCGCGACGAACTCGGCCGCGTCTCCGCCCGGAACCTCACGGGGCGTGAAATGACTGCCGACCGGCCGCGGCTCCCGGATCCGGTCCAGTCGGAACGTTCTCCAATCGCGACGGTCTCCATCCCACGCGACGAGATACCACCGTCGTCCGGCTGTGACGAGCTGGTGCGGCTCGACGTTCCGCCTGCTGCTTTCACCGTCGCTTCGCAGGTAGTCGAACCGCACGTGCTCATGGTCGCGACAGGCCGCAGCGAACACACTCAGCGACTCCGGATGGATGACGTTGTCATCCACTGTCCGACGCAGTGAGGCGACACTCGAATGCAGCGCCGACACGCGGCGGCGCAGCCGATGAGGCAGGAGCGCTTCGATCTTCGCCAGCGCCCGCAGCGACGTCTCCTCGATCCCGCTGACGGCTGCTTCGGCCGCGTAGCGCAATCCGATGGACACCGCGACGGCCTCTTCGTCGTCGAGGATCAATGGAGGCACGTGCGCTCCCGCCGCGAGCCGGTAGCCGCCGTACCTCCCCGAAGTGGAATCGACCGGATAACCGAGATCGCGTAGGCGGTCGAGGTCTCGGCGCACCGTTCGCTCGGCCACCCCGAGCCGAGCCGCAAGTTCCGCACAGGGCCAGAAGCGGTGAGTCTGCAGAAGCGACAGCAGTTGCAGAGCTCTGCTCGTGGAATCAGTTCGCATGATCTCAGCTTGCCGAAGATCTAGGACATCCGGTGTCCAGAATGCGTCCTACGTTCGGAGCGCAGCCGATCCGTGACGCGATCTGGCGCCAATCTCAAAGGAGCATCCGTGAACCTGTCCGATTTCCCCGACCCCACCCTCATCCCCGTCAACGGCATCGAACTCGAAGTCTTCGAGGCAGGACGAGAGAACGCGGGGAATCCCGTAGTGCTGTGCCACGGATGGCCGGGCCATGCCTCCGTCTGGCGGTATCAGGTGCCTGCCCTCGTCGCTGCGGGGTACCACGTCATCGTGCCGAACCAGCGTGGCTACGGCAACTCCTCGCGGCCGACTGACGTGACGGCCTACGACATCGAACACCTCTCGGGCGATCTTGTCGCACTTCTCGATCACTACGGATACGACAAGGCGATCTTCGTCGGTCACGACTGGGGCGCAAGCGTCGTCTGGGGGCTGACTCTGCTGCACCCCAACCGTGTGGACAAGGTGATCAACTTGAGCCTGCCCTACCAGGAGCGCGGAGAGGTTCCGTGGATCGAACTCATGG includes:
- a CDS encoding helix-turn-helix transcriptional regulator; translated protein: MRTDSTSRALQLLSLLQTHRFWPCAELAARLGVAERTVRRDLDRLRDLGYPVDSTSGRYGGYRLAAGAHVPPLILDDEEAVAVSIGLRYAAEAAVSGIEETSLRALAKIEALLPHRLRRRVSALHSSVASLRRTVDDNVIHPESLSVFAAACRDHEHVRFDYLRSDGESSRRNVEPHQLVTAGRRWYLVAWDGDRRDWRTFRLDRIREPRPVGSHFTPREVPGGDAAEFVANSIGRTRRHHDATLVIHTPFTEVEGVLQWADHTVEEAQAEHCVVGIRSEDLGRLAMTVAEIALTAPVTVIEPAELAGAIERLAAHLRDPSPYARLA
- a CDS encoding GNAT family N-acetyltransferase; translated protein: MARVQIFAWSADRSQADSEYSRVLELHRDHRSTLGHLPYAAFEEARSRGRLIVGSVDGTVQGYVLYSTPRQQTLKLVHVCVGEAARGTGLAKKMVHAAITANPDRALITAHCRSDYEIDGFWHSLDMAPTGERPGRAAKGSVLTIWMRKIGQFDLLESALYESSRPIAVLDSNVVIDLYVSDQMDRPDREESKGLAADWLVDVVDLAVSPEVSFEVNHLEPASERQRVQRNLSGLVALRRQDGMRSLASDILRRMPAELTARDRSLRSDAKHLADAVLAGADYFVTRDETFLAATASWSREEYAIDVLRPVDLLRTFIPPSAPTEFRSGQLESVGLRWEEVTASSSGLEEVFVEVHKGEKGKQFRKRLHAVLARPASARIDLLVDERGRKRALLSAEVRGDVLSVAVIRVARGSLGGTIAFQLTRYLRALALERGATAVEVVDDVVDEVLRAALVADGFEGAPLAVKLGRHPRAAQTESLETPGAVADYERKNWPQIVLDKAVPVRIVPIQPRYARELLGFNDTLIQLRERPALGLAREFVYFAAPKMRHWDIPTRVLWYVTKDPRARESSAVRAVVAHSRVLDAEVLDVQDAAEKYRSLGVLHRGEIQGHAIDGKVLVLRFEDTQVLDQPVGKRSFDALLRKHGTTTSLLTTRTGAPGLFDDLIRTQPGWEAR
- a CDS encoding ASCH domain-containing protein, translating into MGSQMKRALLISVKPRYARAILEGRKTVEVRRRFPEVPPGTTVVLYSSSPERAVLGTVRLKQTSTVPSDRVWEMHSDAIGIAEDALGEYLDGAEASTLLEVEDPQTWARPVSLASLRTLLGLEPPQSFRYLDADQVALIATSGAESLPAS